The genomic interval GGCGGAGGTGCGGCTCGCTCGCGGCTGTTGCTCTTTGGCGGCGAGCCCATGGACGGACCGCGTCACATCTGGTGGAACTTCGTCTCGAGCTCGAAGGAGCGGATTGAGCAGGCCAAGGAGGACTGGAAGGCCGGCCGCATGGGACAAGTCCCAGGTGAGACGGAGTTCATTCCGCTGCCGGAGGCCGAGCCGAACGTGCCGCGTTATCCCTGAGAGGCGCCGGCGGTGATTGTCGCGGACAGGGTCCTCGCGCTCGCCCCTGAGCGCGTCCAGCCCCGCTTCCACTCGAGCGTGCCTTCTCCTGGCTTCGCTGACGTCACCGTGTGTCATTCGAGATGACGCAAGGCCATGAACCGTGACACTTTGCGACATCCATCGCGCATCGTGGCTGTGTTCTTCTTGAATTTCTTGTGTGTTATTCCTTGCGTGCCGTGAAGGCTGGACCTGGTCCCTGGAGGCACCCATGCACGCAAGGAAGCTCGTGGGCGGTGTGATGAGCTGGCCTCCGGGTGAATGAAAACGGCCCGCCCGGAGGTGCTTCCGGAGCGGGCCGTTGTCATGTCGGAGCCGGCGGTAGAGCGCCGGTCAGGCGGTGGCCGAGCGCACGGCCTCGATGAGGGCGCCCGAGTCGACGAGCTGGCTGACGGCCTCGATGTCCTTGTGCAGCTCGCGGTCGCGGTCCATGTGCGGCACCTTCGAGCGGATGAGCTCGTACGCGGCCAGCGCGCCCTTGCCCGGCTTCACCGGCAGGCGGAAGTCCAGGGCCTGCGCCGCCACCAGCATCTCGATGGCCAGGCACGAGCGGGTGAAGTCACTCACCTGCCGGCCCTTGAGCGCCGCCGTCATGCCCATGGACACGTGGTCCTCGCGGCCCGCGGACGACGGAATCGAGTCCACCGAGGCGGGGTGGCTGAGCACGCGCGACTCGGCCACCAGCGCCGCGCTGGTCACCTGCGCGATCATGAAGCCCGAGTTCAACCCCGAGTTCTTCGCCAGGAACGCGGGCAGGCCCGACAGCGCCGGGTTCACCAACTGCTCCACGCGCCGCTCGCTGATGGAGGACAGCTGGGTGAGCGCCATGGCCACCACGTCCATCGCCAGCGAGATGGGCTGGCCGTGGAAGTTGCCGCCGGAGACGATGCGCTCCGTCTCCGTGAAGACGAGCGGGTTGTCCGTGGCGCTGTTGACCTCCACCTCGAGGATGCGCCGGGCGAAGGCCAGGCCCTCGCGCGCCGCGCCATGCACCTGGGGCATGCAGCGCAGCGAGTACGGGTCCTGCACCTTGCTGCAGTTGACGTGGGTCTCCACCAGTTCGCTGTTCTTCAGGATGCGACGCAGGTGCGCCGCGCAATCCTTCTGGCCGGGGTGGGCGCGGACGTCGTGAATCTCGGGGATGAAAGGCTTGTGGCTGCCGAGCAGACCTTCCAGCGTCATCGCGCCGGCGACGTCGGCGAGCGACGCGAGGGACTCCGCGCGGAGCTGGAGGAGGGTGCCCACCGCGCACATGGCCTGGGTGCCGTTGACCAGCGCCAGGCCCTCCTTGGCCTCGAGGATGACGGGCTGCAGACCCGCGCGCTCCAGCGCCTGACGCGCGGGGAGCCGCTGACCCTGGTGGAAGGCCTCGCCCTCGCCGATGAAGACCAGCGCCAGGTGGGCCAGGGGCGCCAGGTCACCGGACGCACCCACGCTGCCGCGCTCGGGGACGACGGGGACCACGTCCCGGTTGAGCATGTCCAGCGCCAGGGCGAGCGTCTCGGGCCGGATGCCGGAGTAGCCCTTGGCCAGCACGTTGCAGCGAAGCAGCAGCAACGCGCGGGCTTCGCCGAGCGGCAGGGGCGTGCCGACACCGCAAGCGTGAGAGAGGATGAGGTTGCGTTGCAGGTCCCGGAGGTCCTTCTTGTCGATGCGCACTTCGGCCAGGGTGCCGAATCCGGTGTTGATGCCGTAGGACGGGGTGTCTCCCGCGGCGACCCGGTCCACGAGGGCACGAGAGGCACGAACGCGGGCGGCGGCCTCGGGGGCCAGCTCCACGGTGACCTCGTTTCGGGCGACCTGGAGGATCTGCTCCAGCGACAGGGTGTCACCGTCAATCAAGATGCGAGGGCGCGACATTGGGGCTCCAAGAGTTGGCGGGGTCAAAGGTCAGCGGCAGCGGGGCTTTACACCCGGGAGCGGTGCTCGTATAGCTCCGCGCGATTGACGCAGGGAGGTCATGGAGCCCGTGGCACTCATCGTCCAGAAGTACGGTGGTACCTCCGTGGGTGACACCGAGCGGATGAAGAACGTCGCTCGCCGGTGTCTGGCTGCTCAGCGTGCGGGGCACGACGTCGTCGTCGTGGTCTCCGCCATGTCCGGGGAGACGAACCGGCTGCTCAAACTCGTGGCGCAGATAACCGACCGGCCAGACGAGCGGGAGCAGGACGTGGTGGTGGCCACCGGTGAGCAGGTGTCCATCGGTCTGGTGGCGATGGCCATCCAGGCGCAGGGTGGCAAGGCGACGAGCTTCCTGGGGCACCAGGTGCGCATCGTCACCGACAGCACCTTCTCCAAGGCGCGCATCAAGAGCATCGACGCGCAGCCCATCCGCTCGGCGCTGAGCAAGGGACACATCGTCGTGGTGGCGGGGTTCCAGGGCGTGGACGAGGAGGGGAGCGTCACGACGCTGGGGCGTGGAGGTTCGGACACGACGGCGGTGGCGGTGGCCGCGGCGCTCCAGGCGGATGCGTGTGAGATCTACACGGACGTGGACGGGGTCTACACCACGGACCCGAACATGGTTCCCGCCGCGCGCAAGCTGGAGCGCATCGCCTATGAGGAGATGTTGGAGCTGGCGAGCGTGGGCGCGAAGGTGTTGCAGATTCGCTCTGTCGAGTTCGCCATGAAGTACAAGGTGCCGCTCTGGGTGAAGTCGTCGTTCTCCCAGGACCCTGGCACCCTCGTCTGTGAGGAGGACAAGTCCATGGAGGACGTGCTGGTCCGCGGCGTGGCGTATGACCGGAACGAGGCGAAGATCACCGTGAGCGGGGTGCCGGATGTGCCGGGCATCGCGGCGAAGATCTTCGGGCCGCTCGATGAGAAGCACATCGTGGTGGACCTCATCGTCCAGAACCCGTCGCGGGACGGGCGGACGGACCTGACCTTCACGGTGGGCAAGTCGGACTTCGCCAAGGCGCAGGAGGTGGTGCGCAAGGCCGCGGCGGAGATCCAGGCGCTGGGCATCGAGACGGACGACAACATCGCCAAGGTCTCCATCGTCGGCGTGGGCATGCGCAACCACTCGGGTGTGGCGGCCAGGATGTTCGCGGCGCTGTCGGCCGAGGGCATCAACATCCAGATGATTTCGACGTCGGAGATCAAGGTCTCGTGTGTCGTCCACTCCAAGTACACGGAGCTGGCGGTGCGCGCGCTGCACACGGCGTTCGGGTTGGATCAGCCGCTGCCTCCGGAGGGTGTGGTGGCGGTGTCGGAGACGGCGGCGCTCAAGGGCGAGAAGGTCTGATCTGGTGACGGGGCGTACCGCGGCGCTCGCGGTTGTGGCGTTGGGGGTGATGGGGTTGGGGGCGGTGGCCCGCTGGCGCTGGCCGGATTCCGCGTCAGCGCTGGATTGTCCTCGCGAGGTGGTGAGGCTGCGTCCGGATGGGGTGGCGACGTGTGGGGAGGGCGCGCGGCCGACGGGGGCCCAGGCGCTGGCGTTGGGGCGGCGGTTGGACCTCAACGCGGCCACGGCGGAGGAGTTGGCGTTGTTGCCTGGGGTAGGGGCTTCGCTTGCGAGGAGTCTGGTGGAGGCTCGCGAGGTGGCGGGTGGATTTGGGAGTTGGGACGCGGTGGACGAGGTGCCTGGAGTGGGGGCCGCCCGCCTGAAGACCCTCCAGTCGGCCACGGTGTTGGGGGCGGCGCCCGATACGGGGGCGGTGTGGTAAGCACGCGGCGTGCAGATCGCCTGCCCTCAGTGCTCGATGGAGTACGCCCTCGATGCCCGGCTGCTGCCGCCGAGCGGGGCGTCGATGCAGTGCACACGCTGTAATCATGTGTTCAGGGTGGTGCCTCCGACGGAGGCTCCGAGCCCGGTGCGGGATGAAGGCGCGGGTGCACGCCTGCCGAGCGGGTCGTGGGCATCCACACCCGCGTCGATGAAGACGCAGATCTTCGGCTCTGGCCAGGCTCCGAGCGGGCAGGGCGCGGTGGCTTCGAACACGACACAGACGTTCGGCGCGGTGGGCTCGTCGGCGCAGGGCGTTCCGAACACGACGCAGACGTTCGGAGCAGTGGGCGCAACGAGTCAGGGCGTTCCGAACACGACGCAGACGTTCGGGGCCGTCGGCACGGGCGCGGCAGCGCAGGCCGTTCCGAATAGGACGCAGACCTTTGGCGCCGTGTCGAGCGGAGCGGGCGGACACTCGCCCGTATCCAGCGTGACGCAGACCTTTGGTGCGGTGGGTGCAACGGCGCAGGGTGTTTCGAATACGACGCAGGTCTTCGGGGCCGTGACGCCCGCGCAGTCCTCGCCACTTTCGGTGGCCCCTGTCACCTCGGGCCCTTCGGAGCCAGCTCCATCGAGGGGACTCGCGAGCAGTTCGCCCGTGTTCCCTGGGAACGCACCGGCACCTATCGGGCGGACCATGACGTTCGGGGCAGTGGCGACAGCCGCCCACGATGCAGGCGTCGTCCCTTCACTCCCGGGCGAAGCTCCCCCGCGCGCGGAGCTCGATGCACCGGCGGGAGCATCTCGGGTGACCCAGGTTTTCGGCGCCACCCCTGAACCCGCCACCGCGGTCGTCCAGCGTAAGACGTCGCTCTACGGTGCCGCATCGGGCGCGGAGCAGAGCCCCCCAGGAATGCTGCGGCCCGCGGAGGACCCACCCGCTGGAAGCGCCTTCGGCGCTGGAGCCGTGGTCCCCAAGGTGAGCGGCGACCCGAACCAACCCGCCTACCTCCGCGGCCCCGTGGCCCTTCCTCCTGAGCTTCTCGCCGCGATGCGGGACGACGTCGGAGGCGTCCCGAACGCACGGCCGCCGAGCGGTGCATCGCGGTTCGGATGGGGACTGCTCATCATCGGTGGAGTCTTCCTCGCCGGAGTCCTCGCTTATCCGGCCTGGAGAGATCGCAACGCCGACATGCCGGCCGCCGCGGTCACCGCCAAGGACGAAGCAGCCGCGCTCCTGCGAAGAGACGATGAGGGCACTCGCGCCACCGCCATCGAGAGCCTCAAGCGCCTTATCGCCTCTCATCCGAAGTACGTCGAAGCCCGTGCCGAGCTCCTGGTGGCACTGTGTCTGCGGTTGGGTGAACTCCAGGCCGAATCCGAAGGCCTGCGCCTTCGAGCCGAGCAGATCCAACGAGAGATGGGAGTCCTTCCCCCGGACTCCCTCGAACTCGTCGCGCGTGGCGAAGAACTCACCGAAGTGAGTCGCCTCGGTGTCCCCTTGAAGGCCGACGTCACCCGGCTGCGAGACGAAGTGGACGCCCTGGCCTCGACGCTCGAACCGGCCCCGGAAGTCGAGCCCGCTCCCGCCCTGGCGGCCCGGGTGAAGGCGCGAGCTCTTCACGCGGCCGTGCGGGCGTCTCCCGACGCGCTGGCCCTGGCCGAGCGTCTGCGCAACGTCGAGAGCGCGCCCAAGGTCTGGAGCACCCTCGCCCGAGCCGAATTCGTGCTCAGCTCTGGCTCCCCACCTTCATCCGTCGAGCAATCCAAGCAGGACCTGGAGGCGCTCCGAGATGCGGACGGGACGCTGCTTCGAGCCCACGTCCTGGGAGCCCGGATGGCCCTGCGTCAGGACGACAAGGCGTCGGCGCGTTCACTGCTGGACGTCGTCCAGGCGCTCAATCCCAGTCATGACGTGGCGCGCAAGCTGCTCAAGCAGCTCGACGCCAGCGGCTCCAGACCCTGAAGAAGCGCACGGCCGAGGCTGGAGAAATTCCAGTCTTGTCGCCGGATGAGCACGCGAGGCCCTGATTCACGGGCGGAGCGCGGGGCATGCCTCTTGCTATCCCCCGGGTGGATTCGGGGACTGGGTTTGGGAGGCAAGGTCGATGGCGGAAGTCTTCTTCTGGTGTGCCGCATTGCTGCTGGCGCACACATACTTTCTGTACCCGTTGAGCCTCTTCGTGCTGGATGGAGTGGCTCAGGTGGCGCAGAACATCCGGGCGATGCGGGGCGGTGACGCGAGTGAGGGCCTCACGGCGGGCCGGGTGCCGGCGCCTTCGGTGAGCCTGGTCGTAGCCGCCTACAACGAGGCGTCGTGCATCGAGCAGAAGCTGGAGAACAGCCTCGCGTTCGACTACCCCGCCGAGCGCTTCGAGGTGTTGATCGGCTCGGACGGCTCGACGGATGGGACGAACGAGAAGGTGCTGCGGTGCAAGGACGAGCGGGTCCGTCTGTCGCCAGCGCCGCGCGCGGGCAAGACGACGGTGCTCAATCGCTGCATTCCCGCGGCTCGAGGCGACATCGTGGTGCTCTCGGACGCAAACACGATGATTGAGCCGGATGCCGTCCGGAAGCTCGTGAGTCACTTCGACAACCCGGAGGTGGGGGCTGTCTGCGGAAAGCTGCGGCTCTTCAACCCGACGAAGAAGGACTACGAGGAGAGCGCGTACTGGAGCTACGAATCCCTCATCAAGATGTACGAGGGGCGTCGAGGCGCCGTGGTGGGAGCCAACGGAGGGCTGTATGCCATTCGCCGCACGCTCTTCACCCAACTGCCGCCATCCACCATCGTGGATGACTTCGTCATCCCGCTGCGCATCCTGGAGAAGGGCTACAAGGTCGTCTACGAAGAGGGCGCGGTGGCCCACGAGGAGACGACGGAGGACTACGGCAAGGAGTTTGGCCGCCGCGCGAGAATCGCCGCGGGCAACTTCCAGAGCCTTCGCATGGTGCCGGGGCTCCTGCTCCCCACCGCGGGCTTCCCGGCGTTCGCGTTCTGGTCCCACAAGCTCCTGCGCTGGTTCGCGCCGGCGTTGATGGGGACCGCGCTCGTCGCGAACCTGTTCCTGCTCGACAGCGTGTTCTACCGCTTCACCTTGCTGGCGCAGGGGCTGTTCTACGCGCTGGCGTACCTGGGGAAGGTCGGCGCGTTGAAGCGGGGCACGGCGAAGCGGGTGGCCTCGGTGGCGTACTACTTCGTCACCATGAACCTGGCCATCGTGGTGGGGTTCTGGCGCTTCCTGCGTAACTCGCAGCGCGCCGCCTGGGACCGCACCGCGCGCGCCTCCTGACGCGGGACTACCGCAAGGCCGCCACCGGGACGGGGGCGGGCTTCTTCGTCGCGGGGGACGCGGGCAGCACGCTTCCGAAGGAGGCGAAGAGCTGCCCGGTGAGGACGGGGGCCCGGTTGGGGCCCGAGTGGCGGAGCATGTCGTTGAGGACTTCGCCCGTCTTCGGGTCTCGGGGCAGGTGAGGGCGGTCGAGGTTCATGCGGTAGCGCACGACGCCCCGGTTCACCCGGTGGATGACCGTGACGGTGCCCTTGTCATCCACGTCCTCGACGATGCCGACGTGGGTGAGCCCGTCGTTGCGGCGGCCGTCGCGGTTCTGGTCATACGTCTCGCGGAAGAAGACCAGGTCTCCGGGCACCGGGCGGCCGTCCTCGTACACGCGGCCGTGAGCCCGGGCGTAGCGGTAGAGCGCGGTGACGCCGTTGTCGCCCGGCTTGAGGGTCCCCCGGAAGGACAGTCCCGCCTGCGCATAGACACCCTCGATGAGGCCGGTGCAGTCGGCCGGGTACTTGCGCCCATCGAAGATGACCTGGGGCTTGCCCACCACGGAGCGCGCCGCCGAGAGCACCGTCGCTCGGGCCTGGGGAGAGGGGGCGGGGCGCGTGCTCGTGGCCACGGTGACGGGCTTGCCCTTCGGCGGCTTCGACGTCGTGGCTCGCGCGGGTGTGCGACGGGCCGGGGCGGCCTTGGGCTCGGATGAAGACGCCACCGAACTGGACAGCGACTCGCGGGGAAACGCGGGCGGGGACGCGGACCGGTAGCGCAGGGCATATGAATCCAGCCACGGCTCCAGGCGGTTGGATGGGGTGGCGCATCCGGTCGCCATCATCGCGAGCCATCCCATCAGCGTGAGCCACCGCATGCGCGACCTCCCTGTAGCGTCCTGAGGCACCCATGCTCCCCCCGCACGACTGTGTCGTCAAAAAACCTACCCAGGCAACCGGCCATGGCGGCTCGGGTTTCCGGGTGCGCTCGGGTGCGGTATTGCTCCAGGGGAATGGTCTCCCTCCGCCGCGCCCTCGTGGTCCTCGTGTTGTCCGCTGGCTGCATGCCGTCCCCGTATGACCGCGCCGCGAGGACGGACACCGTGGATGCCTATCGCGCCTTCATCCGGGATTACCCCACGCACCCGGACACCGACGCCGCCGAGGCGAGGATGGAGGAGCTGGAGTTCGAGGAGGCGAAGCGCCTGCACACGGTGCTCGCCTACAAGCGTTTCCTGGGCGCGTACCCGGACGCGCCGCACTCGCGCACGGCGAGGACGCTGTTGGAGGGGTTGCGCTTCAACGCCGCGAAGGAGGCCGCGACGGTGGCCGCCTGGCGCCAGTTCCTCCAGGAGCACCCGGACGGCGTGCAGCGCGACGAGGCGAAGCGGCTGATGGCCGAGGTGGAGTCGCGCGAGCTCGCCACGACGCAGGACCCTCGGCGCCTGGCGGAGTACCTGCGTGAGAAGCCGGACGACCCGCGGCGCCTGGAAGTGGAGTCCCGGCTGGACGCGCAGGCGTTCGAGCAGGCGAAGGGCGCGGGGGCGACGAAGCTGTTCGCCTACCTCAAGGACTTCCCGGCCGGCACGCATCGCGAAGAGGCGCGCGTGCTGCTGCTGGAACTCGAGGTGGAAGGGCTCCTCGTCTCGGGTCTGGTGGATGAGGCGGAGGCGCGGGTGAAGGCGCATCCGCTGGGCAGCAAGCTCACCGCGTTCCCCGAGCGCCTCGCCCGGGCCCGCGCCGAACGGGCCGCGCTCAGCCACCCCGAGCCCATCGCCCGGGCCGCGTATGTGGGGCACTACCTCCGAGACCTCGACGACCTGAAGCGCGCGCTGGTGGCTCCGGATGCGCTGGACCGCTGGCAGGCCGCCGAGGAGCTGGGGCAACACGTCTCCGTGCGTGCGTTGGATCCGCTGCTGGATACGTTGCGCGCGGCTCGCAACCCGTTGATCCGCCAGAACGCGCTGGAGTCGCTGCGCACGGTGCTGGCCGCGCTGCCGAAGCCGGTGGCGGAGTACGAGGTCGCCTCCCGCCTGGACGCCCTGCGCGAGAAGGCCAGCAGCGCGGAGATGTACCTCACGGTGGCGGTGCTCCTGGACCTCTCGGGTCAGCTCCCCCAGGCGTCCACGGAGTACCAGCGGGCCTTCGACGCCGGTGTGCCGGACCCGGTGGTGCTGCGCCGGTGGGTGGACATCCGCGAGGGGCGCAAGCAGCCCTTCTCGGCCGCGGTGGCGGCGCGCCAGCTCGCGGTGTGGGCGCTGGGCGTCGCGCGCGAGGAGACGGTGTCGCCCGAGGGAAAGGTGCCCCTGGCCTCGGCCCGGCAGCTCTGCGCGGCGGCGGTCAACGCGCGCTTCGCCGCGGCGGCCATCGCCCGGGCCCGCGCGGTCTCCACCGAGTTCCCCGAGGACCTGGCGGAGTTCGAGCGCCGGGCCGAGGAGGCTCGGCGGCTGGCGGAGGCCCGGCTGGCGGACGCGGAGCTGATCCTCCGCGAGCAGACGCCGGGCGTGCGCACGTGCTCGGACCGGGGTGTCGCCGAGCGGCTGGAGGGTGGGGTGAAGGAGCGCACCCAGGCCCTGGCCACGGTGGGCGCGAAGCTGCCGCAGGTGGGCCGGGTCCTGCTGGAGCTGGCCCGGGAGCGAGACCCCTCGCCCCAGGTTCGCGAGGCGGCGTCGGCGAGGCTGACCGCGCTCAAGCCGGTGCCTTAGAGTCCCCGGCCCCATGCCCACCTCGCCCACGCTCGCTCCGGCGAGCTCCTCGCCGCGCATCGACTACGCCGGGCAACTCAACGAGGAGCAGTTGGCGGCGGTGGAGGCGGGGGCAGGGCCGGTGATGGTCATCGCCGGAGCGGGCTCCGGCAAGACACGCACGCTCACCTTCCGGGTGGCGCGCATGCTGGAGCGGGGAGTTGCTCCCGAGCACCTGCTCCTGTTGACCTTCACCAACAAGGCGGCCCGGGAGATGTCCCGGCGCGTGAGGGAGCTGGTCGGCTCCTTCGTGGACGTGGGGCGCATCCTCGGCGGGACGTTCCACCACGCCGCGCACACGTTGCTGCGTCAGCACGCGAGCGCGCTGGGATATTCAGAGCGCTTCACCGTCCTGGACCGGGAGGATGCCCGGGACTTGATGGTGACGTGCCTGGCCGAGCGAAAGCTCAAGAGCGACAAGCGCCTGCCCCGGCCGGACCTGGTGCTGGAGCTCGTCTCCCTGGCGACGAACCTCCAGCAGCCCGTCTCGGAGGTCCTCGTCGACCGCCGCTCCGAGTTCCTGCCCGTGGCCCCGGAGGTGTTCGCCACGGCGGCGCGCTACCGGCAGCGCAAGACGCAGCTGCACCTGATGGACTTCGACGACCTGCTGCTCAACCTGAAGCGGCTGCTCGTCGAACAGCCCTCGGTGCGAGCCCAGCTCGCCGAGCGCTTCCACACCGTCCTCGTGGACGAGTACCAGGACACCAACAAGCTCCAGGGGGAGCTGGTGGACTTGCTCGCGGGGGAGCGCGGCGACCTGACTGTGGTGGGCGACGACTGTCAGTCCATCTACAGCTTCCGGGGCGCGCACTTCTCCAACATCATCGACTTCCCCGCGCGGCACCCGGGCTGCGCCGTCTTCACGCTCACGCGCAACTACCGTTCGACTCCGGAGGTCCTCCACCTCGCCAACGCGGTCATCGCCCGGAACGAGCGGCAGTTCCCCAAGGTGCTCATGGCCCAGCGCTCCCCGGGCCCCCGTCCCGTGGTCGTCCCGGCGCTGGACGCGGCGGATCAGGCGGCGTGGGTGGCGGGGCGCATCGCGGAGCTGCGCGAGGGCGGCCTCCCCTTGGAGTCGACGGCGGTCCTCTACCGCGCGCACAACCACTCGCTCGAGCTCCAACTGGAGCTGACCCGCCGGGGCATCCCGTTCCGGGTCCGCTCCGGCGTTCGCTTCTTCGAGCAGCCGCATGTCAAGGATGTGTTGGCCCACCTGCGACTGGTGAACAACGCCGGCGACGAGCTCGCCTTCAAGCGCGTGGTGCGCGCGGTGCCTGGGGTGGGACCCACGACGGCGGAGCACCTGTGGACCTCCCTGCGCGCACTCCCAGACGGGCTCTCCCTGGCGGAGGGGCTGGCGCGCGACGAGGTCCAATCCCACCTGTCTCGCAAGTCCCGGCCCGCCTTCGAGCGCTTCGCGGGATTGATGGGGCGGATGGGACGTCCGGGGGCCCTGGCGGACCCAGGGGGGCTCATCGAGGACGTCCTGGCGGGAGGGTACGCGGAGGCGCTCGCGGCGGAGGACGCCGAGGGGGAGGACCGGGAGGAGGACCTGCGGCAATTGGCCGCGTTCGCCCGGCGGTTCGAGGACCTGCCCCGGTTCCTGTCGGAGCTCGCGCTGGTCGCGGAGTTCGCCGCGAAGGAGGCCCTGGGGGCCGATGCGGCCGGGGACGTCCTGACACTCTCCACCGTCCACCAGGCCAAGGGGCTGGAGTGGCGGGCCGTCTTCGTCCTCTGGCTGGTGGATGGGCGCTTCCCCATGTCCCAGGCCGCTCGTACGGCCGAGGAGGAGGAGGAAGAACGGCGGCTTTTCTACGTCGCCACCACCCGCGCTCGGGACTCGCTGGCGCTGGTGTACCCCCTGTCGGTCCTGCCTCGGGACGGGGAGCGGATCCTGCTGCGTCCGTCCCGGTTCCTGGAGGAACTCCCCGCTGGGGAGGGGGCGCCCTACGAGCGGCTCGTCCTGGCGTCCACCGAGGCGGTACGGGCCGGACCCTCCCTGGGGTCCGATGGCCCGGTGGCGCTCGTCTCCCCCGTGGAGGACTGACGCCGGACGCCCAGAAACGCGCGCACAACGGCGCGACGTGATACAGAGTGGGGGACGGGGGCGCGTGCCCTGTTGCCCGCGCCCGTGAACTTCATGGCGGACAGACCTCGCATCGTCGGGATTGACCTGGGCACCACCAACACGCTGGTGGCGTCCGTGCGCAACCGCATCCCGAAGATCGTCCCCACGGACCGCGGCAACCTCATCCTCCCCACCGTCGTGGCCCTGTCGGGCAAGGGCGACCTGCTGGTGGGTGGGGTGGCCAAGGACCAGATGATCACCAACCCCCGCAACACGCTCTGGGGGACCAAGCGGCTCATCGGTCGCAAGTACCACTCCAAGTCCGTGGATGACCTGCGCGGCTCGTTCCCCTACGACATCGTCGAGGGGCCCAACGGCGACGCCGCGGTGATGATGGGGGGCAAGCTCTACTCGCTGCCCCAGGTCTCCGGCTTCGTGCTGGCCCAACTCAAGACCATCGCCGAGCAGTTCCTGGGCGGCCCCATCGACGCGGCCGTCATCTCCGTCCCGGCCTACTACAACGACAACCAGCGCCAGGCGGTGAAGGAGGCGGGCCGGCTGGCCGGCTTCGACGTCAAGCGCATCGTCAACGAGCCCACCGCGGCGGCGCTCGCGTATGGGTTCAACCGGGGACTGGACCAGAAGATCCTCGTCTATGACCTGGGCGGCGGCACCTTCGACGTCTCCGTGCTCCACCTGGCCGGCAATGTCTTCGAGGTGCTGGCCACCGGCGGCGACACCTTCCTGGGCGGCGCGGACTTCGACAACCGCATCATCGAGTACGTCCTGGAGCGCTTCCGAGAGGAGACCAAGGTCGACATCTCGGAGAACCCCATCGCGCTCCAGCGCATCAAGAACGCCGCCGAGGCGGCGAAGATCGACCTGACGTTGATCCCCAACGTCGTCATCGACCTGCCCTTCATCGACGAGCGCAAGGGCAAGCCGCTGGACCTGCGGATTCCCCTGACGCGCGAGTTCCTCAACAGCCTCACCGGCGACCTGGTGGACCGCACGTTCGAGATTTGTGATCGCGTGCTGGCGGAGAAGGGCATCTCCCGCTCGGACATCGACGAAATCATCCTGGTGGGCGGCCAGAGCCGCATGCCGCTGGTGCAGCAGAAGATCCAGGCCCACTTCGGCAAGCCGCCCCGCAAGGGCGTCCACCCCGACGAGTGCGTGGCCCTGGGCGCCGCGCTCCTGGGTGACTCGCTGGGCAG from Myxococcus stipitatus carries:
- a CDS encoding HEAT repeat domain-containing protein; this encodes MVSLRRALVVLVLSAGCMPSPYDRAARTDTVDAYRAFIRDYPTHPDTDAAEARMEELEFEEAKRLHTVLAYKRFLGAYPDAPHSRTARTLLEGLRFNAAKEAATVAAWRQFLQEHPDGVQRDEAKRLMAEVESRELATTQDPRRLAEYLREKPDDPRRLEVESRLDAQAFEQAKGAGATKLFAYLKDFPAGTHREEARVLLLELEVEGLLVSGLVDEAEARVKAHPLGSKLTAFPERLARARAERAALSHPEPIARAAYVGHYLRDLDDLKRALVAPDALDRWQAAEELGQHVSVRALDPLLDTLRAARNPLIRQNALESLRTVLAALPKPVAEYEVASRLDALREKASSAEMYLTVAVLLDLSGQLPQASTEYQRAFDAGVPDPVVLRRWVDIREGRKQPFSAAVAARQLAVWALGVAREETVSPEGKVPLASARQLCAAAVNARFAAAAIARARAVSTEFPEDLAEFERRAEEARRLAEARLADAELILREQTPGVRTCSDRGVAERLEGGVKERTQALATVGAKLPQVGRVLLELARERDPSPQVREAASARLTALKPVP
- the hutH gene encoding histidine ammonia-lyase, with product MSRPRILIDGDTLSLEQILQVARNEVTVELAPEAAARVRASRALVDRVAAGDTPSYGINTGFGTLAEVRIDKKDLRDLQRNLILSHACGVGTPLPLGEARALLLLRCNVLAKGYSGIRPETLALALDMLNRDVVPVVPERGSVGASGDLAPLAHLALVFIGEGEAFHQGQRLPARQALERAGLQPVILEAKEGLALVNGTQAMCAVGTLLQLRAESLASLADVAGAMTLEGLLGSHKPFIPEIHDVRAHPGQKDCAAHLRRILKNSELVETHVNCSKVQDPYSLRCMPQVHGAAREGLAFARRILEVEVNSATDNPLVFTETERIVSGGNFHGQPISLAMDVVAMALTQLSSISERRVEQLVNPALSGLPAFLAKNSGLNSGFMIAQVTSAALVAESRVLSHPASVDSIPSSAGREDHVSMGMTAALKGRQVSDFTRSCLAIEMLVAAQALDFRLPVKPGKGALAAYELIRSKVPHMDRDRELHKDIEAVSQLVDSGALIEAVRSATA
- a CDS encoding glycosyltransferase family 2 protein; this translates as MAEVFFWCAALLLAHTYFLYPLSLFVLDGVAQVAQNIRAMRGGDASEGLTAGRVPAPSVSLVVAAYNEASCIEQKLENSLAFDYPAERFEVLIGSDGSTDGTNEKVLRCKDERVRLSPAPRAGKTTVLNRCIPAARGDIVVLSDANTMIEPDAVRKLVSHFDNPEVGAVCGKLRLFNPTKKDYEESAYWSYESLIKMYEGRRGAVVGANGGLYAIRRTLFTQLPPSTIVDDFVIPLRILEKGYKVVYEEGAVAHEETTEDYGKEFGRRARIAAGNFQSLRMVPGLLLPTAGFPAFAFWSHKLLRWFAPALMGTALVANLFLLDSVFYRFTLLAQGLFYALAYLGKVGALKRGTAKRVASVAYYFVTMNLAIVVGFWRFLRNSQRAAWDRTARAS
- a CDS encoding aspartate kinase; amino-acid sequence: MALIVQKYGGTSVGDTERMKNVARRCLAAQRAGHDVVVVVSAMSGETNRLLKLVAQITDRPDEREQDVVVATGEQVSIGLVAMAIQAQGGKATSFLGHQVRIVTDSTFSKARIKSIDAQPIRSALSKGHIVVVAGFQGVDEEGSVTTLGRGGSDTTAVAVAAALQADACEIYTDVDGVYTTDPNMVPAARKLERIAYEEMLELASVGAKVLQIRSVEFAMKYKVPLWVKSSFSQDPGTLVCEEDKSMEDVLVRGVAYDRNEAKITVSGVPDVPGIAAKIFGPLDEKHIVVDLIVQNPSRDGRTDLTFTVGKSDFAKAQEVVRKAAAEIQALGIETDDNIAKVSIVGVGMRNHSGVAARMFAALSAEGINIQMISTSEIKVSCVVHSKYTELAVRALHTAFGLDQPLPPEGVVAVSETAALKGEKV
- a CDS encoding CHAP domain-containing protein, whose protein sequence is MRWLTLMGWLAMMATGCATPSNRLEPWLDSYALRYRSASPPAFPRESLSSSVASSSEPKAAPARRTPARATTSKPPKGKPVTVATSTRPAPSPQARATVLSAARSVVGKPQVIFDGRKYPADCTGLIEGVYAQAGLSFRGTLKPGDNGVTALYRYARAHGRVYEDGRPVPGDLVFFRETYDQNRDGRRNDGLTHVGIVEDVDDKGTVTVIHRVNRGVVRYRMNLDRPHLPRDPKTGEVLNDMLRHSGPNRAPVLTGQLFASFGSVLPASPATKKPAPVPVAALR
- a CDS encoding ComEA family DNA-binding protein; amino-acid sequence: MTGRTAALAVVALGVMGLGAVARWRWPDSASALDCPREVVRLRPDGVATCGEGARPTGAQALALGRRLDLNAATAEELALLPGVGASLARSLVEAREVAGGFGSWDAVDEVPGVGAARLKTLQSATVLGAAPDTGAVW